The Bradyrhizobium barranii subsp. barranii genome segment CGAAGTCGAAGGCGGCCCGCATCAGGGCGACGCCGAAGATGCCGACCAGCGCCGCCGTGCCGGTGAAGGCCGCGGACGCCAGCATCAAGCCGCCCCCCTCCTGCCCGAGCAGATTGCCGTGCGGCGCGGTGACGGCACGCAGGCTGAATTCCGGCACGAGGTGAGCGCGGTGGCCGATCGAATCAATGGCGCGTTCGAACACGATGCCATGCACCGGGCCTTCGACCGCAATGATGGAGACACCCTGCTCCGGTGGCGCGGCGGGATTGGTCCGGCACACCACGCACAGCACGTCGGCGCCATTGCGATCCCACCCGGTGGCGGACGACACCCATTTCTTGCGGCCGTTGATGATCCAATTGCCGAGCTCGCGTTTTGCGGTGGTGCGCACGCCCTCGCCCGGCGGCGGTGCGGCAGCATTGGCGCTGCCGCCGGGTTCCGAGGAGCAGAAGCCCGCAAGCGGAGCGCCGCTCGTCTTCAAGAACGGTGCAAGCAGGCGGGCGCATTGCTCCGCGGTACCACCCAGCAGAATTGGCAGCAGACCGAGCACCGTGCCGAGCATGGTCAGCGTCACGCTCGGATTCACGGCGTAGAATTCTTCCGCCAGGATCGCCATGTCGATGAGTCCGGCATTGTCGCCGCCCGCCGGCGCCGGAATGCATTTGCGCAGATAACCGGCAGCGACCATCGCCTCATAGGTCGGCTTCGTCGCGAGGAATCGCTCTTCCGGCGTCGCCAGCAACTCGGCCTTGCCGGCGCCGGCCAAGACCTCCGCCGCGAATTTTCGCGATTGAAGCTGCAACGCGCGCTGCGCAGGTGAAAGCGTGAAATCAATCGCCATCGAACATCTCCCTCCCTCCGGCAGGTCACCAGGGTGAGCCGAGCGAAGGCGGAAAATCTTGGTCGGCAGCGACCTAATTCTTGGCTGGAGGTGAACTACTCGCCCTTCCCCTTCGTCCTGCGAAATTCGCGCGGGGCGAGGCCGTGGCTGCGCTTGAAGAGGCGGTTGAAGTGCGAGATGTCGGAAAAGCCGGCCCCATACGCGATCGTGGAGATGGTCTTGTGACGATGCTGCGCGTCGAGCAGGTCGCGGGCGCAGATCAGGACCCGCCGATCGCTGACGTGCTCGCCAACGGAGCGGCCGGTCGCGACGAACAACCGGTGCACATAGCGCTCCGAGCAGCGGAACTTCCGGGCAAGCAATTCGGCATCGAGACCGGGATCGTCGCTGTGGCGGTCGATATGGTCGAGCATCATCGACAGCAGCACGGGCGCATTCACGCGCGCAACCGGCATTTCACCCAGCATCTCCGGTGCATGCGCGATCAGCTCGACCACGTGCGTGCCGCTGCTTGCCGCAACGGCGGGTGCTGCCAGGCAAAGCTCGGCATAGCCCGCGAGCGTGCGCGACAACGCGCGGCCATTTTCCGTCCTCGACAACGCAAGCCGCGGAGAATCCGTAAAGCTCTTTGGCAGGTGCCGCCGCGGCACGGCAAAGCAAAAGAGGCGGAAGTCGCGGCCGTTGGCAATCTCGAACGGCTCGGTCGTATCGGCGACCGCGAGGTCGCCGGGCGCACAGACCTGCTCGTGTCCCCGCTGCGTCGTGCGGCCCAGACCCTCGAGCTGGAGATTGACGAAGCAGAGATCGTCCGTGCTTCGTGCAATATGGGGCCGCAGCCGGAGAACGCAGTGCCCCGTGGCTTTCACCAGCGAAATCTGGACCGACGCAGCGTCGGTACGCGCGATCGAACCTTCGAAGGGACGGTCGGCGATTTTACGCGGCTCGAGCCGGACAAAGGCCGCAGCGAGATCGTCGGCCCAACTGCCGAAGGGCTGATCGGCACGAGAGGGCTTGGCTGACCATTCCATAGGTGCGCCCCCGGAACGAGGAATTCGCGCGTGCAAATTCAGATTGGACGACCCAGCGGGACGGAAGGATAGCTTTTGGCGAACAACCGGTCAAATCTCGAAGGCGCGCAATATGCGACCGCCATCACGTCGTCATTGCGAGTGCAGCCGCCGGCATACCGGAGACCAAGTGAGTGGTTAGAGGAGCAATCCGCTACTTGGCTTTCGCCTGTATCGGCTTCGGTGCCGGCACGGCGGCCCATTCCTTGTCGGCGCGGGGGCCGTTGAGATCGCCGGTGAGGCCGACGAGCTGGCCGGGCAGCACGTCGAGGGTCTGTTGCCAGGTCTGGGTCTGGCACAGGAACTTGATCAGGCACCCCCTGAGCTTGAGGCGATCGGCGGAGTCGCGCCACAGCGAGACCGAATAGGATTTGCCGTCCTCGGCATTGTAGATCTCGCCGGCAAACTGTCCCTCCGGCGTCGCCTGCAAACCCATGATCAGCTGATGGCCGAGCAGCGCGCGGGCGCGCTTGTCGGGATCGGGATTCTCCTTGTCGCGATAGGGCTGGCCGCGCTTGTCGGCCGGCTCCTTCATCCAGATGATGAAGCCGCAGATGCGGTCGCGCGACGGCCCGCAACGCTCGAGCCTGATGCGCGCGCGGCCGTCCTGGACGAGCCAGGTGCCGCTGGGATCGGGCGGCGCCGCGGCGCCGGCGCGGCCGCCAAACACCATCATCAGGATCGTGATCGCAACGCGCAGCACGAAGCGAAGGACAATGTTCATCAGCGGCACCTTTCGTTGGATGGGTCGCGGCGTCAGTTCAGTTGCGCCATCAGCGCGTCGGCGCCCTTGTCGAGGCCGGCGGTGGCGGCGGCGAGCGCGCCGGCGGTGGCCTTGATGTCGTAGGCAGCCGGGTATTGCTTGGTGACGTAGGCGGAGAGCAGGCGCGCGGTTGCGG includes the following:
- a CDS encoding acyl-CoA dehydrogenase family protein produces the protein MAIDFTLSPAQRALQLQSRKFAAEVLAGAGKAELLATPEERFLATKPTYEAMVAAGYLRKCIPAPAGGDNAGLIDMAILAEEFYAVNPSVTLTMLGTVLGLLPILLGGTAEQCARLLAPFLKTSGAPLAGFCSSEPGGSANAAAPPPGEGVRTTAKRELGNWIINGRKKWVSSATGWDRNGADVLCVVCRTNPAAPPEQGVSIIAVEGPVHGIVFERAIDSIGHRAHLVPEFSLRAVTAPHGNLLGQEGGGLMLASAAFTGTAALVGIFGVALMRAAFDFALHFARTEKRGGAQAIIEHQAVVCGRPTKCKQNLTSEQACGRVLTCVRPRDATSTRRGPLWNAWIGSNSAMRALWHSSTC
- a CDS encoding helix-turn-helix domain-containing protein, which gives rise to MEWSAKPSRADQPFGSWADDLAAAFVRLEPRKIADRPFEGSIARTDAASVQISLVKATGHCVLRLRPHIARSTDDLCFVNLQLEGLGRTTQRGHEQVCAPGDLAVADTTEPFEIANGRDFRLFCFAVPRRHLPKSFTDSPRLALSRTENGRALSRTLAGYAELCLAAPAVAASSGTHVVELIAHAPEMLGEMPVARVNAPVLLSMMLDHIDRHSDDPGLDAELLARKFRCSERYVHRLFVATGRSVGEHVSDRRVLICARDLLDAQHRHKTISTIAYGAGFSDISHFNRLFKRSHGLAPREFRRTKGKGE
- a CDS encoding DUF2147 domain-containing protein; translation: MNIVLRFVLRVAITILMMVFGGRAGAAAPPDPSGTWLVQDGRARIRLERCGPSRDRICGFIIWMKEPADKRGQPYRDKENPDPDKRARALLGHQLIMGLQATPEGQFAGEIYNAEDGKSYSVSLWRDSADRLKLRGCLIKFLCQTQTWQQTLDVLPGQLVGLTGDLNGPRADKEWAAVPAPKPIQAKAK